In one Echinicola marina genomic region, the following are encoded:
- a CDS encoding S9 family peptidase, with protein sequence MIKRYLYCLILGTLLSHGLFAQGTLKDYKSAAEVKKAFSKVYYAPGKFNWIDDSQDFWYSMKTKNGTEYIRVKPESTSKGPLFDQQDLSEKLNKELKDTLKAFHLPIKELKVANKGTLLEFQVKRFYWKYDLQNGDLKKGDAINEENKGYWGNRWDERKGDPVQSPDGSQEAFIRENNIWVKDLKNGELTQLSFDGSPGEFYAASLKWSPDGEKLATYKVRPAPVRKLTLISSAPVGQLQPSIETRDYVKPGDALPVKQPVLIHVESQQCLPIKTDLIDHQFSLSGIRWREDSRAFTFEYNQRGHQVYRVLEVNAEDASIRTLIEERSETFIHYSGKKFRKDLADGKEIIWASERDGWNHLYLYDGETGKVKRQITKGSWVVREVLHIDEEARKIFFLASGLKNGEDPYHLHLCSISLDKDDFRQLSQEKANHQISLSPDKKYFVDHYSRQDMPAVTVLKSLESGDKVMDLEKADISEIEKEGWKAPEIFSAKGRDGKTDIWGLIIKPRNFDPKKSYPVIEYIYAGPHDSFVPKSFAPNYRGLNELAELGFIVVQIDGMGTSNRSKAFHDVCWKNLKDAGFPDRKLWLKAAAKSRPYMDLERVGIFGTSAGGQSSTGALLFHPEFYKVAVSSCGCHDNRMDKIWWNEQWMGYPIGEHYAACSNVVNAGNLEGKLLLIVGEMDDNVDPSSTYQLVDELIKNDKDFEFLMVPGMGHSSGGSYGEHKRRDFFVEHLLGVEPPAWSSF encoded by the coding sequence ATGATAAAAAGATATTTGTATTGTTTGATCCTTGGTACTTTACTCAGTCATGGATTGTTTGCTCAGGGTACACTCAAAGACTATAAAAGTGCTGCAGAGGTAAAGAAAGCTTTTTCGAAAGTTTATTATGCGCCCGGTAAGTTTAACTGGATTGATGATAGTCAAGATTTTTGGTATTCCATGAAAACTAAAAACGGTACTGAATATATCAGAGTGAAGCCAGAAAGTACCAGTAAAGGTCCCTTGTTTGATCAGCAAGATTTGAGCGAGAAGTTGAATAAGGAACTGAAAGATACGCTAAAAGCCTTCCATCTGCCTATTAAGGAACTTAAGGTGGCGAATAAAGGGACCTTGCTTGAATTTCAGGTAAAGAGATTTTATTGGAAGTATGATTTGCAAAATGGTGATCTAAAAAAAGGAGATGCCATAAATGAGGAGAATAAGGGCTACTGGGGAAACAGATGGGATGAGCGTAAAGGAGATCCAGTGCAATCACCAGATGGTAGTCAGGAGGCATTTATTAGAGAAAATAATATTTGGGTCAAAGACCTGAAAAATGGTGAGCTGACCCAACTGAGTTTTGATGGCTCTCCTGGAGAGTTTTATGCAGCATCACTTAAATGGTCACCAGATGGAGAAAAATTAGCCACTTATAAAGTGCGACCTGCACCTGTACGAAAATTAACTTTGATATCTTCTGCTCCTGTAGGACAGCTACAGCCCTCCATAGAAACAAGAGATTATGTAAAACCGGGGGATGCCCTGCCTGTTAAGCAGCCTGTTTTGATTCATGTGGAATCTCAACAGTGCTTGCCTATAAAAACAGATCTAATAGATCATCAGTTTTCCCTTTCAGGCATCAGATGGCGTGAAGATAGCCGGGCATTTACTTTTGAATACAATCAAAGGGGACACCAAGTGTATAGGGTGTTGGAGGTTAATGCTGAGGATGCTTCTATCAGGACCTTAATTGAGGAAAGAAGTGAGACCTTTATCCATTATAGTGGGAAGAAATTTCGCAAGGATCTTGCAGACGGGAAGGAAATTATTTGGGCTTCAGAACGTGATGGTTGGAATCATTTGTATTTGTATGATGGGGAAACTGGGAAGGTTAAAAGACAAATTACCAAAGGATCTTGGGTGGTCAGAGAGGTGCTGCATATAGATGAAGAAGCGCGGAAGATATTCTTTTTGGCCAGTGGTTTAAAAAATGGGGAAGATCCCTATCATCTTCACCTGTGCAGCATCAGTTTGGACAAAGATGATTTTAGGCAGTTGAGCCAGGAAAAGGCCAATCACCAGATAAGCCTTTCTCCTGATAAAAAGTATTTTGTCGATCATTATTCCCGCCAGGATATGCCTGCAGTTACTGTACTCAAAAGCTTAGAGAGTGGAGATAAGGTCATGGATTTGGAAAAAGCTGATATCAGCGAAATTGAAAAAGAAGGATGGAAAGCCCCCGAGATTTTTTCTGCCAAGGGAAGGGATGGGAAAACGGATATCTGGGGATTGATTATCAAACCAAGAAATTTTGATCCTAAAAAGTCCTATCCAGTAATCGAGTATATCTATGCGGGTCCGCATGACTCTTTTGTGCCCAAATCATTTGCCCCCAATTATCGTGGTTTGAATGAATTGGCTGAATTGGGTTTTATAGTAGTTCAAATAGATGGAATGGGTACTTCCAATCGTTCCAAAGCCTTCCATGATGTTTGCTGGAAGAATCTGAAGGATGCGGGCTTTCCAGATAGGAAACTATGGTTGAAGGCAGCAGCTAAGAGCCGGCCTTATATGGATTTGGAAAGGGTGGGGATTTTTGGGACCTCTGCTGGAGGTCAAAGCTCAACCGGAGCCTTATTATTCCATCCGGAATTTTATAAAGTGGCTGTTTCTTCCTGTGGTTGCCATGACAACCGGATGGATAAAATCTGGTGGAATGAGCAATGGATGGGCTATCCAATAGGAGAGCATTATGCAGCATGTTCCAATGTGGTCAATGCAGGTAATTTGGAAGGAAAACTACTCTTGATTGTCGGAGAAATGGATGATAATGTAGATCCTTCGTCCACTTATCAATTGGTAGATGAATTGATTAAAAATGATAAGGATTTTGAGTTTTTGATGGTGCCTGGTATGGGACATAGCTCAGGAGGAAGTTATGGAGAGCATAAGCGAAGGGACTTTTTTGTAGAACATCTACTTGGGGTTGAACCACCAGCTTGGAGTAGTTTTTAA
- the nagB gene encoding glucosamine-6-phosphate deaminase → MRLLIQNNYDLLSKWVANYIADKINAHQKKHSRPFVLGLPTGSSPIGTYKELAALNKSGKLSFKNVITFNMDEYVALEETHPESYHSFMFKHFFDHIDIPKENINILDGNAEDLSLECEKYEAKIKEVGGIDLFLGGIGTDGHIAFNEPGSSLSSRTRVKTLNTETRMVNSRFFENDINKVPKLALTVGVGTVMDAKEVVVIVSGHQKARALHKAVEGGVSHMWTLSALQLHNKSMIVCDEEATIDLKVGTYKYFKDIEKHNIEPTKDKETDQYLY, encoded by the coding sequence ATGAGGCTTCTAATCCAGAATAACTATGATTTGCTATCGAAGTGGGTAGCAAATTATATTGCAGACAAAATCAATGCGCATCAAAAAAAGCATAGCAGACCATTTGTGCTAGGTTTGCCTACAGGATCTTCTCCGATCGGTACATATAAGGAACTGGCAGCATTGAACAAGAGTGGTAAGCTTAGCTTCAAAAATGTCATTACTTTCAATATGGACGAATATGTAGCATTGGAAGAGACTCATCCTGAAAGTTATCATTCCTTTATGTTCAAGCATTTCTTTGATCATATTGATATTCCTAAGGAGAACATTAATATTTTGGATGGTAATGCGGAAGATTTAAGCTTGGAATGTGAAAAATATGAAGCGAAGATCAAAGAAGTAGGAGGGATTGATTTGTTCTTGGGTGGAATAGGAACTGATGGGCATATCGCCTTTAATGAACCCGGCTCCTCACTGTCTTCCAGAACGAGGGTAAAAACGCTGAACACAGAAACCAGAATGGTCAATTCAAGATTTTTTGAAAATGATATCAATAAGGTGCCGAAGTTAGCCCTGACGGTGGGAGTGGGGACTGTAATGGATGCAAAGGAAGTAGTGGTGATCGTGAGTGGACATCAAAAAGCCCGGGCATTGCATAAGGCTGTAGAGGGAGGCGTTTCCCATATGTGGACCTTAAGTGCTTTGCAGTTGCATAATAAATCCATGATTGTATGTGATGAGGAAGCAACTATAGACTTGAAAGTGGGGACTTATAAATACTTCAAGGATATAGAAAAACATAATATTGAACCTACCAAGGATAAGGAAACTGATCAGTATTTGTATTAA